TTACTTCGGTGCCGATCTCGACGAACGGCTTGGCGCCGGGCGAAGCGGAGCCGTAGAACGTGCCAACCATCGGGGCCGCGACCACGTGTTCATTGGCGCGGCGCGGCGCGGTGGCGGGCGCGCCGCCGGTCACCGTCGTCGGCGCGGCGGGAGCGGCCACGGCGGCCGGCGCCTGCATCATGGCGGGCGCCACGTGGGTGACCATGCCGCCCGTGGGCATGCGACTGATACGAACTGATTCCTCGCCTTCCTTGATCTCGATTTCGGCGATGCCCGATTCTTCGAGTAGTTCGATCAGTTTTTTTACTTTCCGAATGTCCAATGTGGACCCCTTATTCCAGATTGACTATTGACGCGCGGGACGCGCGTCCGATTGCGTGCGGAGACGTTCGGCGGCCGCGAGGATGGCCAGCTCATAGCCGTGCGCACCCAGACCGACGATGCAGCCCACCGCGATGTCCGAGAAATACGAGTGATGCCGGAACTTCTCGCGCGAGAAGGTGTTCGACAGGTGCAGCTCGATGAACGGCAGCTTCACGCCGAGCAGTGCATCGCGCAGCGCGACGCTGGTGTGGGTGAAGCCGCCTGGATTGATGATCGCGAACGCGATGCCATTGGCCTTCGCCGTCTGGACGCGATCGATGAGCTCGTGTTCCGCGTTGCTCTGGAAGGCCACCAGTTCGTGCCCCAGTTTGGACGCCGCGTTTTTCGCGCGTTCCTCGATGGAGGCGAGCGTGTCCGAGCCGTACACCTCGGGTTCGCGTTGACCCAGCAGGTTCAGGTTCGGGCCGTTGAGTAATAAGAGTCGCGCCATACGGCTTGAAAGCCTTCCCAGGAAACGTGAAGGCGGCGAATTTACCGTAATCGGCGGGGATCGGGAGCAGTTTTCGGCAATCTGGCGGGAATCGGCGCTATTTGGCGCTTTTCGCCTCGGATTCAGCTTCTTCCTGCGCGCGATGCGCGGCCATCTCGCGGAAGGCATCGGAAACCGCCGCTTGCGCCGCTTCGCGCGTCAAAACGCCATTATCGATATCACGGAGCCGATCGAACGCGAAATTGGCTTCATCTTCGTGTAACTCGCCCACCTTGATCGTAAGGATGCGGTTCTGGCTGTCCACGAACACCGAGAACGGAAATGCCATGCCCATTCCGAATGCTTCGGCGGCGGCCAAACCGTCCTCTTCGCCGATCAGCAGGGGGTAACTCAAGGGCACTTTCTGCAGGAACTTGAGGACATCTTCCCGAAAGTCGACGGCAATTCCGACGATCTCGGCGTTCTGAGCTTTTCGTTCCCCTCTTATCTTATTGAGCAGCGGAATCTCGCGCCGGCAGGGCGCGCACCAGGTGGCCCAGAAATTCACCATCAGGGGCCGACCGCCGAAACTCGCGAGCTTCGTGGGCTTGCCGCTGATATCCGCCAGCATGATCTCTGGGAGCGTGTCGGGAACCGACCGCTTCGATACCGGCGCGCCTGGATCGGCGATGACCTGCGCTTTCGATTCCGGTGCGACGCCGGCCGCAACCGGCTTGATGGTTTCGGCAGGCGAAGTCTGAAACGCGCGGAACAACAGGAAGCCGCCGACGCCGGCGACACAGACGACGAGCACCGCGAGCAGCGCTCGCGGCGGTGAAGCAGACATCTTGTTCACGTTGCCGGTGGGGTCGCGGGTGCGACGGCCTGGCGGACCACGGCCGCGAACTCCGCGGCCTTCATGAATCCGACGACGCGGAAGTTTCGCCGTTCCTCACCGTCGGCGCCATAGAAGGCGATCGTCGGCGGTCCGAATATCCCGAAGTGTTTGAGCAGCTCACGATCCTGCTCGTTGTTCGCCGTGACATCCGCCTGCAGCAGCACGGTGTTGCCAAGCGCGCTCTGCACCTCGGCCTCCGTGAACGTGTTGTGTTCCATTTCTTTGCAGGACACGCACCAGTCGGCGTAGAAATCGAGCATCACGGATTTGCCGGCGGCTTTCGCGGCGGCGACTTCGCGTTCGAGATCGGCCAGCGTCTTGATGCGTTTGAACTCGAGTTGCTTCTGCTGCGCCGAGAATTCCGCGATCGGCGCCAGCGGATTCGTCCCGTGCCGCACGGCGCCGACAATCAGCAGCAGCGCGTAGGCGCCGGCGGCGACGCCCAGCACACGCAACAGGATTTTCCCCGGCGCCGATTTCGCGCGCGCGCGGAACAGCACCCAGCACAGGACCAGCGCCGGCACCGTCCACAGGATCAGGATCGACCATCCCGGCACGATGCGCGACAACATCCAGGCGGCAACCGCCAGGAACAGGACGCCGAACAGGTTCTTGATCGTGTCCATCCACGCGCCGGCCTTCGGCAACAGTTTTCCGGCCGAGGCGCCCACTAACAACAAGGGCGTGCCCATGCCGATGCTCATGACGAACAACGCGGCGCCGCCGCGCACGACGTCGCCGGTCTGGCTGATGACCGTGAGCGCCGCGATCAATGGCGGCGCCACACACGCGGACACGATCAGCGCGGACAACGCACCCATGACACCGACGCCTAGATAGGTGCCCGCCTGTTGCTCGTTGCTCTTGCTGCTCAGACGCGTCTGGATGAAACCCGGCATCTCGATGGTGAACAGGCCCAGCATCGAGGCGGCCAGCACCACGAACAGCAGGCTGAATACGGTGATGATCCAGGGCTGGTTGAACGTCGCCTGCAGGTTGAAACCCTGGCCGATCGCGCCCGCGGCGATACCGGCCGCGGTGTACGTGAATGCCATGCCCAGCACATAGGCCACCGACAAAAGGAACGAGCGGCGCGTCGACACGTTCTCGCCGCTGCCCGCGATGATGCCCGACAGGATCGGCACCATGGGCAAGACGCAGGGTGTGAAGGCCAGCAACAACCCCGCGCCGAAGAACGTGGCGAGCACCAGGAAGATGTTGCCGTTCTTGATCTTGGCCGCGTAGCTGTCCTGCTCCGATACGTAGCCGCCGCTGGCCGGGGTTGCCGAGGCCGCCGTCGTCGGCGCGCCGTCCAGCGAAATAGATAGGGTCTTGGTGATCGGCGGGTAACACAGGCCCGCATCCGCGCAACCTTGATAGGTCACGTTGACGTCGACGCTCTTCGCGTCGGAAGGCGGCACCGAGAAGCTGGCATCGAGACTGCCCCGATACACTTCCTGGTCGCCGAAATATTCGTCGTGATGCGCCTCTCCCTTGGGCAACACGATGGCGCCCACCGGCTGCGCCGCATTCGCCGGCTCGAGCTTGATGCGCTGCTTGTAGAGGTAATAGCCGTCGGCGATGCGCCAGTTGAGCTGAATGTTGTTAGCCGACTGCGCCTCGCCCGTGAGTACGAACGCCACCTCGGGGTCGAGGAACTCTTCTTCGCCCTCGACGACCGGCTTCGCCTTCTCGAAAACCTTGTCGGCGGTGGTGGTGTGCGTAGCCGCGGCCACCTTGACGTTCGCGTCCCACACGCTGGGCGGATAACACAGGCCCGCATCCGCGCAGCCCTGCCACTTGAGCTTGAGCGCCACGGTATCGCCGGCCTTGGCACCCGTGAGCGGCGCACTCACCTTGAAGGCGCCGCGGAAAACCTCCTGTTCGCCGAAGTACTCGTCTTTGTGGATTTCGCCCTTTGGATAGACGGACTCGCCGACCGTCACGCCGGGAGTGGCTGCGCTCAGGCCCATGCGCTTCTTGTAGAGGTAGTAACCCTTGGTGGCTTGCCACTCGATGGTGACGTTCTGTTCATCAGCGGTGGCGGTGTACTTGAACGCGTCTTCGGGCGGCAGGAATTCGTCTTCGCCGATCGCCAGTGCGCGGTCCGCGCCCAGCAGTGCCAGCAATGAAACGGCAGCCAGCAGAAAAGTCTTCGCGCTCACTCAACACCTCATCTTGATCGTGATTCGACACATGAGACCGCTCGAACCGGCGAATTGTCACACCGGTCGAGCCCTTGGACGGCGAAAAACCCCTCAGTTCGGCCGCCCGGCGTGCCCATTTGCGTCCTCGGAGGTCCGAAAACCCAAATCGAGCTTGATAAAAGACGTTCCCCCCATACAATTAGCACCCTCGCGGGGAGAGTGCTAACGCACAGTCTTCGCTTTTTATCCAACCAACTCAACTAGTTAAGGAGCGAACCCATGAAGATTCGTCCTCTTCATGACCGTGTGATCGTGAAACGTCTCGAAGAAGAGCGTGTCTCGGCCGGCGGCATCGTGATTCCGGACTCGGCCGCCGAGAAGCCCGTACAGGGCAAGGTCGTAGCGGTAGGCAAGGGCAAGATCCTCGAGGACGGCAACGTCCGCCCGCTCGACGTGAAGGTCGGCGACAAGATCCTGTTCGGCAAGTACTCCGGCACCGAAGTGAAGGTGGATGGAGATGATCTCGTGGTCATGCGTGAAGAAGACGTCATGGCCGTCATCGAGGGCAAATAATCATGGCAGCTAAAGAAGTACGTTTCGGCGATGACGCGCGTATCCGCATGTTCCGCGGCGTCAACATCCTCGCCAACGCCGTCAAGGCGACGCTCGGCCCCAAGGGCCGCAATGCTGTTCTCGACAAGAGCTTCGGCGCTCCGACGATCACCAAAGACGGTGTCTCGGTCGCGAAGGAAATCGAACTGAAAGACAAGTTCGAGAACATGGGCGCGCAGATGGTGAAGGAAGTCGCTTCCAACACGTCTGACGAAGCCGGCGACGGCACCACCACCGCCACCGTGCTCGCGCAGGCGATCATCCGCGAAGGCCTCAAGGCCGTTTCCTCGGGCCGCAACCCGATGGACATCAAGCGCGGCATCGACAAGGGCGTCATCGCCGCTGTCGAAGAGATCAAGAAGTTGTCCAAGCCCTGCAAGGACAACAAGGCGATCGCGCAGGTCGGCACGATCTCCGCCAACTCCGACGAGTCGATCGGCAAGACCATTGCCGAAGCGATGGAGAAGGTCGGCAAAGAAGGCGTGATCACGGTTGAAGAAGGCTCGGGCCTGCAGAACGAACTCGACGTCGTCGAGGGCATGCAGTTCGACCGCGGCTATCTGTCGCCGTATTTCATCAACCAGCAGGCGAACCAGACGGTCGAGCTCGAGAAGCCGGTCATCCTGCTCGCCGACAAGAAGATCTCGAACATCCGCGAAATGCTGCCGCTGCTCGAAGCGGTTGCGAAGCAGGGTCGTCCGCTGCTCGTCATCTCCGAAGACGTCGAAGGCGAAGCCCTCGCGACACTCGTGGTCAACAACATCCGCGGCATCCTCAAGGTTGCTGCCGTGAAGGCCCCGGGCTTCGGCGATCGCCGCAAAGCCATGTTGCAGGACATCGCAGTCCTCACGGGCGGCACGGTCATCTCCGATGAAGTCGGTCTGCAGCTCGAGAAAGCCACGTTGAACGATCTCGGCGACGCCAAGAAAGTCGTCATCGAGAAAGAAAACACCACGATCATCGATGGCGCCGGCAAGGCCACCGACATCAAGGCGCGCATCGAGTCGATCCGTCAGCAGGCTGAAGAAGCCACCTCGGACTACGACAAAGAGAAGCTCCAGGAGCGCGTTGCCAAGCTCTCCGGCGGTGTTGCCGTGATCAAGGTTGGCGCTGCCACCGAGATCGAGATGAAAGAGAAGAAGGCCCGCGTCGAAGACGCGCTGCACGCGACCCGTGCCGCCGTTGAAGAAGGCGTGGTCCCGGGCGGCGGCGTTGCGCTGATCCGCGCGCTGAAGGCCCTCGAGAAGCTCGAAGGTGCGAATGAAGACCAGACGGTAGGTATTCGCATCCTGGCGCGCGCGATTGAAGAGCCGTTGCGTCAGATCGTCGAGAACGCGGGTGAAGATGCCGCTGTGGTCCTGAACGCTGTGAAGGCGGGCAAGGGCGCGTATGGCTACAACGCGGGAACTGGCGAGTACGGCGACATGCTGGAAGAGGGCATCCTCGATCCGGCGAAGGTCACGCGCCTGGCGCTGCAGAATGCGGCGTCGGTTGCGGGTCTGTTGCTCACGACGGAAGTCATGATCGCGGAAGCGCCGAAAGACGACGATCATGCTCACGGCGGCGGTGCGCCGGGTGGCATGGGCGGGATGGGCGGGATGGATATGTAAGGAGCTGAAAGGCTCGTTACTGTCTGACGCTCAGCGTCTAGCTAGAGAAGATAGAAAGCCCCCGGCGGGAAACTGCCGGGGGTCTTTTTTTTCCGGATGAAACCCAGAGTTGCTGCCTTGTGGCACCTATTTGCTATCGGATTAAGAGCCAATGTTGCGGCGCCGCACGGAACCCAACGCAAACATCTTGCGCTATAGGTGAGAGGAAATCGGTCTACGCGACACATAGCTAGGTACACGGAATTGTTCTCGAATAGCTTCGATTAAGTTTGGGACGCGCGAAATCCTGTTAGTACAGGATTAAAGCAATTGGCATGAAACAAATCTGTAGGCAAAACATGCGG
This sequence is a window from Pseudomonadota bacterium. Protein-coding genes within it:
- the accB gene encoding acetyl-CoA carboxylase biotin carboxyl carrier protein produces the protein MDIRKVKKLIELLEESGIAEIEIKEGEESVRISRMPTGGMVTHVAPAMMQAPAAVAAPAAPTTVTGGAPATAPRRANEHVVAAPMVGTFYGSASPGAKPFVEIGTEVKEGQVLCIIEAMKMMNQIESDKAGKVTAIMATNGDPVEFGQPLFVIE
- the aroQ gene encoding type II 3-dehydroquinate dehydratase; the encoded protein is MARLLLLNGPNLNLLGQREPEVYGSDTLASIEERAKNAASKLGHELVAFQSNAEHELIDRVQTAKANGIAFAIINPGGFTHTSVALRDALLGVKLPFIELHLSNTFSREKFRHHSYFSDIAVGCIVGLGAHGYELAILAAAERLRTQSDARPARQ
- a CDS encoding TlpA disulfide reductase family protein — translated: MFRAFQTSPAETIKPVAAGVAPESKAQVIADPGAPVSKRSVPDTLPEIMLADISGKPTKLASFGGRPLMVNFWATWCAPCRREIPLLNKIRGERKAQNAEIVGIAVDFREDVLKFLQKVPLSYPLLIGEEDGLAAAEAFGMGMAFPFSVFVDSQNRILTIKVGELHEDEANFAFDRLRDIDNGVLTREAAQAAVSDAFREMAAHRAQEEAESEAKSAK
- a CDS encoding protein-disulfide reductase DsbD — translated: MSAKTFLLAAVSLLALLGADRALAIGEDEFLPPEDAFKYTATADEQNVTIEWQATKGYYLYKKRMGLSAATPGVTVGESVYPKGEIHKDEYFGEQEVFRGAFKVSAPLTGAKAGDTVALKLKWQGCADAGLCYPPSVWDANVKVAAATHTTTADKVFEKAKPVVEGEEEFLDPEVAFVLTGEAQSANNIQLNWRIADGYYLYKQRIKLEPANAAQPVGAIVLPKGEAHHDEYFGDQEVYRGSLDASFSVPPSDAKSVDVNVTYQGCADAGLCYPPITKTLSISLDGAPTTAASATPASGGYVSEQDSYAAKIKNGNIFLVLATFFGAGLLLAFTPCVLPMVPILSGIIAGSGENVSTRRSFLLSVAYVLGMAFTYTAAGIAAGAIGQGFNLQATFNQPWIITVFSLLFVVLAASMLGLFTIEMPGFIQTRLSSKSNEQQAGTYLGVGVMGALSALIVSACVAPPLIAALTVISQTGDVVRGGAALFVMSIGMGTPLLLVGASAGKLLPKAGAWMDTIKNLFGVLFLAVAAWMLSRIVPGWSILILWTVPALVLCWVLFRARAKSAPGKILLRVLGVAAGAYALLLIVGAVRHGTNPLAPIAEFSAQQKQLEFKRIKTLADLEREVAAAKAAGKSVMLDFYADWCVSCKEMEHNTFTEAEVQSALGNTVLLQADVTANNEQDRELLKHFGIFGPPTIAFYGADGEERRNFRVVGFMKAAEFAAVVRQAVAPATPPAT
- the groES gene encoding co-chaperone GroES, translated to MKIRPLHDRVIVKRLEEERVSAGGIVIPDSAAEKPVQGKVVAVGKGKILEDGNVRPLDVKVGDKILFGKYSGTEVKVDGDDLVVMREEDVMAVIEGK
- the groL gene encoding chaperonin GroEL (60 kDa chaperone family; promotes refolding of misfolded polypeptides especially under stressful conditions; forms two stacked rings of heptamers to form a barrel-shaped 14mer; ends can be capped by GroES; misfolded proteins enter the barrel where they are refolded when GroES binds), encoding MAAKEVRFGDDARIRMFRGVNILANAVKATLGPKGRNAVLDKSFGAPTITKDGVSVAKEIELKDKFENMGAQMVKEVASNTSDEAGDGTTTATVLAQAIIREGLKAVSSGRNPMDIKRGIDKGVIAAVEEIKKLSKPCKDNKAIAQVGTISANSDESIGKTIAEAMEKVGKEGVITVEEGSGLQNELDVVEGMQFDRGYLSPYFINQQANQTVELEKPVILLADKKISNIREMLPLLEAVAKQGRPLLVISEDVEGEALATLVVNNIRGILKVAAVKAPGFGDRRKAMLQDIAVLTGGTVISDEVGLQLEKATLNDLGDAKKVVIEKENTTIIDGAGKATDIKARIESIRQQAEEATSDYDKEKLQERVAKLSGGVAVIKVGAATEIEMKEKKARVEDALHATRAAVEEGVVPGGGVALIRALKALEKLEGANEDQTVGIRILARAIEEPLRQIVENAGEDAAVVLNAVKAGKGAYGYNAGTGEYGDMLEEGILDPAKVTRLALQNAASVAGLLLTTEVMIAEAPKDDDHAHGGGAPGGMGGMGGMDM